In the Streptomyces sp. f51 genome, one interval contains:
- a CDS encoding RDD family protein, with the protein MSELVTGEAVALELRPAKLPSRALAVVLDLGVAVAVYIVVTIGLVAATAALDDAAQIAVSIASFLLVLVGGPIAVETLSHGRSLGKLAFGLRVVRDDGGPIRFRHALVRGAVGVVEILMTFGIVACTASLVSERGRRLGDVFAGTLVVRERIPEGRMPYVPAPPPWLAGRFAELDLSAVPDGLWLAVRQYLTRMRQLDPQVGGAMAERLASELAARTGAPVPQGVPAGAYLAAVMHERQVREARRTFGSPTVGYPAPVPGGHAFIPPSGPAPQPFRPAAPVAPSFPPAHGAHPTRPVPGVQASGPGVHASGPGGLDERPSTGFAPPA; encoded by the coding sequence GTGAGTGAGCTGGTGACGGGCGAGGCAGTGGCATTGGAGCTGCGGCCCGCGAAACTGCCGAGCCGGGCGCTCGCCGTGGTGCTCGACCTGGGCGTGGCGGTGGCTGTCTACATCGTCGTGACCATCGGCCTGGTCGCCGCGACCGCCGCGCTGGACGACGCCGCCCAGATCGCGGTCTCGATCGCGAGTTTCCTGCTGGTGCTGGTCGGCGGTCCGATCGCCGTGGAGACGCTGAGCCACGGCCGTTCCCTGGGAAAGCTGGCGTTCGGGCTGCGGGTGGTGCGGGACGACGGTGGTCCGATCCGGTTCCGGCACGCCCTGGTGCGCGGTGCCGTCGGGGTGGTCGAGATTCTGATGACGTTCGGGATCGTCGCGTGCACCGCCTCGCTGGTGTCGGAGCGCGGACGGCGGCTCGGTGACGTGTTCGCGGGGACCCTCGTCGTGCGGGAGCGGATTCCGGAGGGGCGTATGCCGTACGTTCCCGCGCCGCCGCCCTGGCTGGCGGGGCGGTTCGCGGAGCTCGATCTGTCCGCCGTGCCGGACGGACTGTGGCTGGCCGTCCGGCAGTACCTGACGCGGATGCGGCAGCTCGATCCGCAGGTCGGCGGTGCGATGGCGGAACGACTCGCCTCGGAGTTGGCCGCTCGTACCGGGGCTCCGGTGCCGCAGGGTGTGCCGGCGGGCGCGTATCTGGCGGCCGTCATGCACGAGCGTCAGGTCAGGGAGGCCCGTCGGACCTTCGGTTCCCCGACGGTCGGCTACCCGGCCCCCGTGCCCGGCGGCCATGCCTTCATCCCGCCGAGCGGTCCTGCCCCGCAGCCGTTCCGGCCCGCCGCTCCCGTCGCCCCGTCCTTCCCTCCGGCGCACGGAGCTCACCCCACCCGTCCGGTGCCGGGCGTTCAAGCCTCCGGACCGGGCGTCCACGCCTCAGGACCGGGCGGCCTGGACGAGCGGCCGTCGACCGGTTTCGCGCCACCCGCCTAG
- a CDS encoding stage II sporulation protein M — protein MDLDVFVSAHRAEWDRLDALLRRQRRLNGAEADELVALYQRTATHLSLIQSSAPDPQLTGRLSQLVARARGAVTGTRRASWRDVTRFLTHGFPAAVYRSRHWWVPTALLSTAIAALLGWWIGAHPEVQAAIAAPGELRSLTRPGGEYETYYSSHPAAAFAAQVWTNNAEAAAMCLVLGVFLGLPVLWILFENMLNLGVGIGLMSSAGRLDTFLGLVLPHGLLELTAVFVAAGTGLKLGWTVIDPGPRSRRTALAEEGRAALGMAIGLALVLFVSGAIEGFVTPSGLPTWARIGIGIAAELAFLLYVYVLGGRAARSGETGDVEEAERSATLPTAA, from the coding sequence ATGGACCTCGACGTCTTCGTCTCCGCCCACCGCGCCGAGTGGGACAGACTCGACGCCCTGCTGCGCCGTCAGCGCCGGCTGAACGGGGCCGAGGCCGACGAACTCGTCGCCCTGTACCAGCGAACCGCGACCCATCTCTCGCTGATCCAGTCCAGCGCGCCCGACCCTCAGCTGACCGGGCGTCTCAGCCAACTCGTCGCCCGCGCGCGCGGCGCCGTGACGGGCACCCGCCGGGCGTCCTGGCGCGATGTCACCCGTTTCCTGACGCACGGCTTTCCCGCGGCCGTCTACCGCTCCCGCCACTGGTGGGTGCCCACGGCGCTCCTGTCCACGGCGATAGCCGCCCTCCTCGGATGGTGGATCGGCGCCCACCCCGAGGTCCAGGCCGCGATCGCCGCCCCCGGCGAACTGCGTTCCCTCACCCGTCCCGGTGGCGAGTACGAGACCTACTACTCCAGCCATCCCGCGGCCGCCTTCGCCGCCCAGGTGTGGACGAACAACGCCGAGGCCGCGGCCATGTGCCTGGTGCTGGGTGTCTTTCTCGGGCTCCCGGTCCTCTGGATCCTCTTCGAGAACATGCTCAACCTTGGCGTCGGCATCGGTCTGATGTCATCGGCCGGCCGCCTCGACACCTTCCTCGGGCTCGTCCTCCCGCACGGCCTGCTGGAACTGACCGCCGTCTTCGTGGCCGCGGGTACGGGACTGAAACTGGGATGGACCGTGATCGACCCGGGCCCGCGATCCCGCCGGACGGCACTCGCGGAAGAGGGCCGCGCCGCGCTGGGCATGGCGATCGGTCTGGCGCTGGTCCTCTTCGTCTCGGGTGCCATCGAAGGCTTCGTCACTCCCTCGGGCCTGCCCACCTGGGCCCGCATCGGCATCGGTATCGCCGCTGAACTGGCCTTTCTGTTGTACGTCTATGTCCTCGGCGGTCGTGCGGCGCGCTCAGGCGAGACCGGTGACGTCGAGGAGGCCGAGCGCAGCGCCACGCTGCCGACGGCCGCCTGA